In Dermochelys coriacea isolate rDerCor1 chromosome 16, rDerCor1.pri.v4, whole genome shotgun sequence, one genomic interval encodes:
- the LRRC8A gene encoding volume-regulated anion channel subunit LRRC8A: MIPVTELRYFADTQPAYRILKPWWDVFTDYISIVMLMIAVFGGTLQVTQDKMICLPCKWVTKDSCNDSFRGWTAATPDPTYYNSSFVPSQDTGPTGIRYDLDRHQYNYVDAVCYENRLHWFAKYFPYLVLLHTLIFLACSNFWFKFPRTSSKLEHFVSILLKCFDSPWTTRALSETVVEESDPKPAFGKMNGSMDKKSSTVSEDVEATVPMLQRTKSRIEQGIVDRSETGVLDKKEGEQAKALFEKVKKFRTHVEEGDIVYRLYMRQTIIKVIKFILIICYTVYYVNNITFDIDCKVDIESLTGYRMYRCAHPLATLFKILASFYISLVIFYGLICMYTLWWMLRRSLKKYSFESIREESSYSDIPDVKNDFAFMLHLIDQYDPLYSKRFAVFLSEVSENKLRQLNLNNEWTLEKLRQRITKNSQDKLELHLFMLSGIPDTVFDLIELEVLKLELIPDVTIPPSIAQLTSLKELWLYHTAAKIEAPALAFLRENLKSLHIKFTDIKEIPLWIYSLKTLEELHLTGNLSAENNRYIVIDGLRELKRLKVLRLKSNLTKLPQVVTDVGVHLQKLSINNEGTKLIVLNSLKKMVNLTELELIRCDLERIPHSIFSLHNLQEIDLKDNNLKTIEEIISFQHLHRLTCLKLWYNHIAYIPMQIGNLTNLERLYLNRNKIEKIPTQLFYCRKLRYLDLSHNNLTSIPADIGLLQNLQNLAVTANRIESLPPELFQCRKLRTLNLGNNVLQSLPSRVGELTNLSQIELRGNRLECLPVELGECPLLKRSGLVVEEDLFNTLPLEVKERLWRADKEQA, from the exons ATGATTCCTGTCACTGAACTGCGCTATTTTGCCGATACCCAGCCAGCATACCGCATCCTGAAACCATGGTGGGATGTCTTCACAGACTACATTTCCATAGTCATGCTGATGATTGCAGTGTTTGGAGGGACGCTTCAGGTCACCCAGGACAAAATGATCTGCTTGCCCTGCAAATGGGTTACCAAAGACTCCTGCAATGACTCTTTCAGAGGTTGGACAGCTGCAACTCCAGACCCCACTTACTATAACTCTAGTTTTGTCCCATCTCAGGACACTGGGCCTACAGGGATCCGATATGACCTAGACCGGCACCAGTATAACTATGTGGATGCAGTGTGCTATGAGAATCGCCTTCACTGGTTTGCCAAGTATTTCCCTTACCTGGTGCTGCTACACACTCTGATCTTCTTGGCTTGCAGCAATTTCTGGTTCAAATTCCCACGGACCAGCTCAAAGCTGGAGCATTTTGTGTCTATTCTGCTGAAGTGTTTTGACTCTCCCTGGACAACAAGAGCACTCTCTGAGACAGTGGTGGAGGAGAGTGATCCCAAGCCTGCCTTTGGGAAGATGAATGGCTCCATGGACAAGAAATCTTCCACAGTCAGTGAGGATGTTGAAGCCACtgtccccatgctacagagaacaAAGTCGCGGATTGAGCAAGGGATCGTTGATCGCTCTGAGACGGGCGTCTTGGACAAGAAAGAAGGGGAACAGGCCAAAGCGCTTTTTGAGAAAGTTAAAAAGTTCCGCACACATGTGGAGGAGGGAGACATAGTCTATCGCCTCTACATGAGACAAACCATCATCAAGGTGATCAAGTTCATCCTGATCATCTGCTACACTGTCTACTATGTCAACAACATCACGTTTGACATTGACTGCAAGGTGGACATCGAGAGCCTGACAGGTTACCGCATGTACCGCTGTGCTCACCCTCTTGCCACTCTCTTCAAAATCCTGGCCTCTTTCTACATTAGCCTGGTGATCTTCTATGGACTGATCTGCATGTACACACTTTGGTGGATGCTGAGGCGATCCCTCAAGAAATACTCCTTTGAGTCCATCCGGGAGGAGAGCAGCTACAGTGACATCCCTGATGTCAAGAATGACTTTGCTTTCATGCTGCACCTGATCGACCAGTACGACCCCCTCTACTCCAAGCGATTCGCTGTCTTTCTGTCTGAGGTGAGTGAGAACAAGCTGCGGCAGCTGAACCTTAACAATGAGTGGACCTTGGAGAAGCTGCGCCAGAGGATCACAAAGAACTCTCAGGACAAGCTGGAGCTGCACCTCTTCATGCTGAGTGGCATCCCTGACACAGTCTTTGACCTTATCGAGTTGGAGGTGTTGAAGTTGGAGCTCATCCCTGACGTTACTATCCCACCAAGCATTGCTCAGCTCACCAGCCTTAAGGAGCTATGGCTCTACCACACGGCTGCCAAAATTGAGGCCCCAGCCCTTGCCTTCTTGAGGGAGAACCTGAAATCTTTGCACATTAAGTTCACAGACATCAAGGAAATCCCTCTGTGGATTTATAGCCTAAAGACCTTGGAGGAGCTCCACCTGACAGGGAACCTGAGTGCAGAGAACAACCGTTACATTGTGATTGACGGACTAAGGGAACTGAAGCGGCTCAAGGTGCTTCGGCTAAAGAGCAACCTCACCAAGCTGCCGCAAGTGGTGACGGACGTTGGTGTGCACCTCCAGAAGCTCTCTATCAACAATGAGGGAACCAAGCTCATCGTCCTCAACAGCCTTAAGAAGATGGTCAACCTGACAGAGCTGGAGCTGATCCGCTGCGACCTGGAACGCATCCCACACTCTATCTTTAGTCTCCACAACCTCCAAGAGATCGACCTGAAGGACAATAACCTCAAGACCATTGAGGAGATCATCAGCTTCCAGCACCTACACCGTCTCACTTGCCTTAAGCTGTGGTACAACCATATCGCCTACATCCCCATGCAAATCGGCAACCTCACAAACTTGGAGCGCCTTTACCTTAACCGTAACAAGATAGAAAAGATACCCACCCAGCTTTTCTATTGCCGGAAGCTGCGGTACTTGGATCTCAGCCACAATAACTTGACTTCCATACCAGCAGACATTGGGCTACTGCAGAACCTGCAGAACCTAGCTGTGACAGCTAACAGG ATTGAGAGTCTCCCACCTGAGCTCTTCCAGTGCAGGAAGCTGCGGACCTTGAATCTGGGAAACAATGTGCTGCAATCACTGCCATCTCGGGTGGGCGAGCTGACCAACCTGTCCCAGATAGAGCTGCGAGGGAACCGCCTGGAGTGCCTGCCAGTGGAGCTGGGGGAGTGTCCTCTGCTGAAACGCAGTGGGCTGGTGGTGGAGGAGGACCTGTTCAACACCCTGCCTCTGGAGGTCAAGGAGCGGCTGTGGAGGGCAGACAAAGAGCAAGCCTGA